The following proteins are co-located in the Myxococcus fulvus genome:
- the lspA gene encoding signal peptidase II gives MKASLRLLILVATTVLVADQVTKYLAVSRLTDALDGREGLARVTGYFAIHNLDNDPPREDGERSVLRPHRFVEDYWHFRYVENPGAAWGMFANLPDSVRRTFFHVVSVAALAFIFLMYRRTPVDQQLARLALALITGGALGNFLDRLIRGYVIDFIDWHWRNQPGMRWPTFNVADAAICVGVAFMLLDSLKVRRPEAVAAPLAQSPNP, from the coding sequence ATGAAAGCCTCCCTCCGCCTCCTCATTCTCGTGGCCACCACGGTCCTCGTCGCGGACCAGGTGACCAAGTATCTGGCTGTGTCCCGGTTGACGGATGCCCTGGACGGGCGTGAAGGGCTGGCCCGGGTGACGGGCTACTTCGCCATCCACAACCTCGACAACGACCCGCCCCGCGAGGACGGCGAGCGCAGCGTGCTGCGGCCCCACCGCTTCGTGGAGGACTACTGGCACTTCCGCTACGTGGAGAACCCGGGCGCGGCGTGGGGCATGTTCGCCAACCTGCCCGACAGCGTGCGGCGCACGTTCTTCCACGTGGTGAGCGTGGCGGCGCTGGCCTTCATCTTCCTGATGTACCGCCGCACCCCGGTGGACCAGCAGCTGGCGCGCCTGGCGCTGGCGCTCATCACCGGCGGCGCGCTGGGCAACTTCCTGGACCGGCTGATTCGCGGCTATGTCATCGACTTCATCGACTGGCATTGGCGCAACCAGCCGGGCATGCGCTGGCCCACCTTCAACGTCGCGGACGCGGCCATCTGTGTGGGCGTGGCCTTCATGCTGCTGGACTCGCTGAAGGTGCGCCGCCCGGAGGCCGTTGCCGCGCCGCTCGCCCAGAGCCCCAATCCGTGA
- the lspA gene encoding signal peptidase II, translating to MPRKYVILLAVTLGVIALDQWTKYLVVRELTSQMQGQETLGGRLGAMFSAPPERGFDGLHYRSRRSIEVSESFFRLRYAENPGAAWGLFRNLPPEQRGPLFHVVSLGAVVLIVFYFRKLSGSDPEEKWALWGLPLVLGGALGNYIDRLARGFVIDFLEAHWFDKAAWPSFNVADAAICVGVGLLLVDAFVRKEKPAPAPTKAA from the coding sequence GTGCCTCGCAAATACGTCATCCTCCTCGCCGTCACCCTGGGCGTCATCGCCCTGGACCAGTGGACGAAGTATCTCGTCGTCCGTGAGCTGACCTCCCAGATGCAGGGGCAGGAGACGCTGGGCGGCCGGCTGGGCGCCATGTTCAGCGCGCCGCCCGAGCGCGGCTTCGACGGGCTGCACTACCGCTCCCGTCGCAGCATCGAGGTGTCGGAGTCCTTCTTCCGCCTGCGCTACGCGGAGAACCCGGGCGCGGCGTGGGGCCTGTTCAGGAACCTCCCGCCCGAGCAGCGCGGCCCGCTCTTCCACGTGGTGAGCCTGGGCGCGGTGGTCCTCATCGTCTTCTACTTCCGCAAGCTGTCCGGCTCGGACCCGGAGGAGAAGTGGGCGCTGTGGGGCCTGCCGCTCGTGCTGGGCGGCGCGCTGGGCAACTACATCGACCGGCTGGCCCGGGGCTTCGTCATCGACTTCCTGGAGGCCCACTGGTTCGACAAGGCGGCGTGGCCGTCCTTCAACGTCGCCGACGCGGCCATCTGCGTGGGCGTGGGCCTGCTGCTGGTGGACGCGTTCGTGCGCAAGGAGAAGCCCGCACCGGCGCCCACCAAGGCCGCCTGA
- a CDS encoding prolipoprotein diacylglyceryl transferase: MLPVLFRLTFTSLWAQLLLYALAVGTVGYIAFNGWRGAVGEVDPKTGTRKAVVLADRLLRAAGFGLAGAGLAWFGLKYALPESAFPGGKGEGLPLHTYGVLLATGFMTAVMVAGRLARDEWRKVELVDGQWVDVEGPKKREQVMDLAFWVLIGGIGGSRLLFVLVNWKDYSRDWTQALSLGGGLVFYGGLIGAAVAAWFFARAHGMDFLRLADVCIPTVSLGQCLGRLGCFSAGCCWGDVAPAHSATAVHFPGSGLAQDLFGQVGNASSLAYTSQLDDTRFVVEATGQVLHQAAPDAVRISDWVAQHGHTLGVYPTQLFESLGQLGLFVALLYARRFRRFHGHIFALWLMAYAVLRTTVELFRGDVERGTLHGLLESLGAQGLADAVPLEAWFNISTSQSISVCMFALGATLLYQKGRRGAGEVAGEAGPTPSAA; the protein is encoded by the coding sequence ATGCTCCCCGTCCTCTTCCGCCTCACCTTCACCAGCCTGTGGGCGCAGCTGCTGCTGTACGCCCTCGCCGTGGGCACGGTGGGCTACATCGCCTTCAACGGGTGGCGCGGCGCGGTGGGGGAGGTGGACCCGAAGACGGGCACTCGCAAGGCGGTGGTGCTCGCGGACCGGCTCCTGCGCGCGGCGGGCTTCGGCCTGGCGGGGGCGGGGCTGGCGTGGTTCGGCCTCAAGTACGCGCTGCCGGAGAGCGCCTTCCCCGGTGGAAAGGGCGAGGGCCTCCCCCTGCACACCTACGGCGTGCTGCTCGCCACGGGCTTCATGACGGCGGTGATGGTGGCCGGGCGGCTGGCGCGGGACGAGTGGCGCAAGGTGGAGCTCGTTGATGGCCAGTGGGTGGACGTGGAGGGCCCCAAGAAGCGCGAGCAGGTGATGGACCTGGCCTTCTGGGTGCTCATCGGCGGCATCGGCGGCAGCCGGCTGCTCTTCGTGCTGGTCAACTGGAAGGACTACTCGCGCGACTGGACGCAGGCGCTGTCGCTGGGGGGCGGGCTCGTCTTCTACGGAGGGCTCATCGGCGCGGCGGTGGCGGCGTGGTTCTTCGCGCGCGCCCACGGCATGGACTTCCTGCGGCTGGCGGACGTGTGCATCCCCACCGTGTCGCTGGGGCAGTGCCTGGGGCGGCTGGGCTGCTTCAGCGCGGGCTGCTGCTGGGGCGACGTGGCGCCGGCCCACTCCGCGACGGCGGTGCACTTCCCGGGCTCCGGGCTGGCGCAGGACCTGTTCGGCCAGGTGGGCAACGCCTCCAGCCTCGCGTACACCTCCCAGCTCGACGACACGCGCTTCGTCGTGGAGGCGACAGGCCAGGTCCTGCACCAGGCCGCGCCGGACGCCGTGCGCATCTCCGACTGGGTGGCCCAGCACGGACACACCCTGGGCGTCTACCCCACCCAGCTCTTCGAGTCCCTGGGCCAGCTCGGCCTCTTCGTGGCGCTGCTGTACGCCCGCCGCTTCCGCCGCTTCCACGGGCACATCTTCGCGCTGTGGCTGATGGCCTACGCGGTGCTGCGCACCACCGTGGAGCTGTTCCGCGGGGACGTGGAGCGCGGGACGCTGCACGGCCTGCTCGAGTCGCTGGGGGCCCAGGGGCTGGCGGACGCGGTGCCGTTGGAGGCCTGGTTCAACATTTCCACCAGCCAGTCCATCTCGGTGTGCATGTTCGCCCTCGGGGCGACGCTGCTCTACCAGAAGGGTCGGCGAGGGGCGGGCGAGGTGGCGGGCGAGGCCGGACCGACACCGTCGGCGGCGTGA
- a CDS encoding MXAN_5187 C-terminal domain-containing protein: protein MPPPDARQSAAKSPATKAPADTSSSEAVLHECEALEAELAALRNLFEQYFLGNERNPPTRAHEDFKKRVNKLKTSFIRSTAAKFRVASIHSKFLTYERLWMRTLQEIEAGTYKRDLFKARRRAEVRGGSTNKDAKKGVVELTEDISDMDFEEVEEVSRPRPVNEPPLAAAIAAAAAAASTPAAGGTPFRGTPAVASASATPSVAPVSAPAVSRGGIPGIAPLTPAVAPVTGTPARGLPTVTSPLGGTPARGSAAVPPGMAAKPAGTPAPVARPTAAPVAAPRPAAPMASAAPKPAAAGGGGMSDDKLRAVYDAYVTAKRRCQEDTSKMSYESVAATLRKQVPELLKQHNAKAVEFKVVIKDGKASLKAVPK, encoded by the coding sequence ATGCCGCCCCCCGACGCCCGACAGTCCGCCGCAAAGTCCCCCGCCACGAAGGCCCCAGCGGACACCAGCTCCAGCGAGGCCGTCCTTCACGAGTGTGAGGCGCTGGAGGCGGAGCTGGCCGCGCTGCGCAACCTCTTCGAGCAGTACTTCCTGGGCAACGAGCGCAACCCGCCCACGCGCGCCCACGAGGACTTCAAGAAGCGGGTGAACAAGCTGAAGACGTCGTTCATCCGCAGCACCGCGGCCAAGTTCCGCGTGGCCAGCATCCACAGCAAGTTCCTCACGTACGAGCGGCTGTGGATGCGCACGCTGCAGGAAATCGAAGCGGGCACGTACAAGCGCGACCTGTTCAAGGCCCGGCGTCGCGCGGAGGTGCGTGGAGGCTCGACGAACAAGGACGCGAAGAAGGGCGTCGTCGAGCTGACGGAGGACATCTCCGACATGGACTTCGAGGAGGTGGAGGAGGTCAGCCGCCCCCGCCCCGTCAACGAGCCGCCCCTGGCCGCGGCCATCGCCGCCGCGGCGGCCGCCGCTTCCACGCCCGCCGCTGGGGGCACGCCCTTCCGTGGCACGCCCGCGGTGGCCAGCGCCTCGGCGACGCCGAGCGTGGCGCCAGTGTCGGCGCCCGCCGTGTCGCGCGGAGGCATCCCGGGCATCGCGCCGCTGACGCCCGCCGTGGCGCCGGTGACGGGGACGCCCGCGCGGGGACTGCCCACGGTGACGTCGCCGCTCGGAGGCACGCCGGCGCGAGGCTCGGCCGCGGTTCCGCCGGGCATGGCCGCGAAGCCCGCGGGGACACCCGCGCCGGTGGCACGTCCCACGGCGGCGCCCGTCGCGGCCCCAAGACCCGCGGCGCCCATGGCCTCGGCGGCACCCAAGCCCGCGGCGGCGGGAGGCGGCGGCATGTCGGACGACAAGCTGCGCGCCGTGTACGACGCGTACGTCACCGCGAAGCGGCGCTGCCAGGAGGACACCTCGAAGATGTCCTACGAGTCGGTGGCCGCCACGCTGCGCAAGCAGGTGCCGGAGCTGCTCAAGCAGCACAACGCCAAGGCGGTGGAGTTCAAGGTCGTCATCAAGGACGGCAAGGCCTCGCTCAAGGCCGTGCCGAAGTAG
- a CDS encoding KdsC family phosphatase, whose product MNQDLESLKTRVSRLSVMIFDIDGTLTDGRIFWVPNSGWTQMYSVRDGMGIKRLQEVGIEVAAISGGDSLSAQMRMQSLGLKHVHFGSQDKVAHFEKLLALLNVSADRCGYMGDEVVDLPLLKAVGFSSAPPEAPDEVRAQVHYVAQKPAGFGAAREVCEFILRHRS is encoded by the coding sequence ATGAATCAGGACCTGGAATCGCTCAAGACGCGCGTGTCGCGGCTGTCGGTGATGATTTTCGACATCGACGGGACGCTCACGGACGGGCGCATCTTCTGGGTGCCCAACTCCGGCTGGACGCAGATGTACAGCGTGCGCGACGGCATGGGCATCAAGCGCCTGCAGGAGGTGGGCATCGAGGTGGCCGCCATCTCCGGGGGCGACAGCCTGTCCGCGCAGATGCGGATGCAGTCGCTGGGCCTCAAGCACGTGCACTTCGGCAGCCAGGACAAGGTCGCGCACTTCGAGAAGCTGCTCGCGCTGCTGAACGTCTCCGCGGATCGGTGTGGCTACATGGGGGACGAGGTGGTGGACCTGCCGCTGCTCAAGGCGGTGGGCTTCTCCTCCGCGCCGCCCGAGGCCCCCGACGAGGTCCGCGCCCAGGTGCACTACGTCGCACAGAAGCCCGCGGGCTTCGGCGCCGCGCGCGAGGTGTGCGAGTTCATCTTGCGGCACCGCTCCTAG